In a single window of the Mycobacterium bourgelatii genome:
- a CDS encoding Rossmann-like and DUF2520 domain-containing protein — MGQFDGLRPARLKVGIISAGRVGTALGVALERADHVVVACSAISHASLQRAQRRLPDTPVLPPQDVAAGAELLLLAVTDSELAGLVSGLAATSAVRPGTIVAHTSGANGIGILAPLTDQGCIPLAIHPAMTFTGSDEDIARLPDTCFGITAADEVGRAIAQSLVLEMGGEPFWVREDARVLYHAALAHASNHLVTVLADAVDALRTALRGDELLGQQLVDDQPGGIAERIVGPLARAALQNTLQRGQAALTGPVARGDAAAVAGHLAALADVDSELAQAYRVNALRTAQRAHAPDDVVEVLAR, encoded by the coding sequence ATGGGGCAGTTCGACGGTTTGCGCCCGGCCAGGCTCAAGGTGGGAATCATTTCCGCCGGCCGGGTGGGCACCGCCTTGGGTGTCGCGCTGGAGCGCGCAGACCACGTTGTGGTTGCGTGCAGCGCCATCTCCCATGCGTCGCTGCAACGGGCGCAACGCCGGTTGCCGGATACCCCCGTGCTGCCGCCCCAGGATGTCGCCGCGGGCGCCGAGCTGCTGCTGCTGGCCGTGACCGACAGCGAACTCGCCGGCCTGGTTTCGGGCTTGGCGGCCACCTCGGCGGTGCGTCCCGGGACGATCGTCGCGCACACGTCCGGCGCGAACGGAATCGGAATTCTCGCGCCGTTGACCGACCAGGGCTGTATTCCGCTGGCCATCCACCCCGCGATGACCTTCACCGGGTCGGACGAGGACATCGCCCGCTTGCCGGACACCTGCTTCGGGATCACCGCCGCCGACGAGGTCGGCCGAGCCATCGCGCAGTCGCTGGTGCTCGAAATGGGCGGCGAGCCGTTCTGGGTACGCGAGGACGCCCGCGTCCTGTATCACGCCGCACTCGCCCACGCCAGCAACCACCTCGTGACGGTGCTGGCCGATGCCGTCGACGCGTTGCGGACCGCGCTGCGAGGCGACGAACTGCTCGGTCAGCAATTGGTCGACGACCAGCCCGGCGGAATTGCCGAGCGGATCGTCGGACCGCTCGCCCGGGCCGCGCTGCAGAACACCCTGCAACGCGGTCAAGCCGCGCTTACCGGGCCGGTGGCGCGTGGCGATGCGGCCGCGGTCGCCGGTCATCTGGCCGCGCTCGCCGACGTGGATTCGGAACTCGCCCAGGCGTATCGGGTGAACGCGCTGCGGACCGCCCAGCGCGCCCACGCCCCGGACGACGTCGTCGAGGTGCTGGCGCGATGA
- a CDS encoding DUF6779 domain-containing protein has translation MTVLSRGARVRRGGRRPGWVLLTTLLVLAIGASSALVFTNRVELLKLAVILALWAAVAGAFVSVMYRRQADADQARARDMKLVYDLQLEREISARREYELTVESQLRRELASELRGAAADEVAALRAELAALRTSLEILFDADLQQHPALENATQNGAQRGEALAADWVSSDRIRAVRPLDNGGAALNRADETAIIDVPEVRVPPPTAPPPPPPRQPIPTVERPEPAPQPEPMSAPRHRQPATPPPMQQPAPPQQQPPQPSEWQRPQPFPQAQPQPQPQPPQPSQPPQPQPSEWQPVTAEGRWLPPGAPGSNWAYPEPVTPPLPPPSLEPEPLEPKEPEAAAPPPAPSPEPPPAPPTGRRRRRARDDDEDEGDITIGHPDVQQDAAPQYGGRRSRSRHSAEYRDFGVAGLGANRSSSQDEPPAPPAPPAAEPPPPPAAAAPAESGRRHRSVEEESAGSHNLDPQTGGQSVADLLARFQIDPSAGGRRRRRSG, from the coding sequence ATGACCGTTCTGTCCCGCGGCGCCCGGGTCCGGCGCGGCGGCCGCAGGCCGGGTTGGGTGCTTTTGACGACATTGCTGGTTCTGGCGATCGGGGCCAGTTCCGCGCTGGTTTTCACCAATCGGGTGGAACTTCTCAAGCTCGCTGTCATCCTGGCCCTGTGGGCCGCCGTCGCCGGCGCCTTCGTGTCTGTGATGTACCGCCGCCAGGCGGACGCCGACCAAGCGCGGGCGCGTGACATGAAGCTGGTCTACGACCTGCAACTGGAACGGGAAATCTCCGCCCGCCGCGAGTACGAGCTGACCGTCGAGTCCCAGCTGCGCCGCGAGCTGGCTTCCGAACTGCGCGGAGCAGCCGCGGACGAGGTGGCGGCGCTGCGAGCGGAGCTGGCCGCGCTGCGCACCAGCCTGGAGATCTTGTTCGACGCCGATCTGCAGCAACACCCGGCTTTGGAAAACGCGACCCAGAACGGCGCCCAACGCGGTGAGGCACTGGCCGCCGACTGGGTGTCCAGCGATCGGATCCGCGCCGTGCGCCCGTTGGACAACGGCGGCGCCGCACTCAACCGCGCCGACGAGACCGCGATCATCGATGTGCCGGAGGTGCGGGTACCGCCCCCGACCGCGCCGCCCCCGCCGCCACCTCGACAGCCCATACCGACCGTGGAGCGACCCGAGCCGGCCCCGCAACCCGAGCCGATGTCCGCGCCGCGCCACCGGCAGCCGGCCACACCGCCACCCATGCAGCAGCCGGCGCCACCCCAGCAACAGCCGCCACAGCCGTCGGAGTGGCAGCGGCCGCAGCCTTTCCCACAGGCACAGCCACAGCCACAGCCGCAGCCGCCACAGCCCTCCCAGCCGCCGCAGCCGCAGCCGTCCGAGTGGCAACCGGTCACCGCGGAAGGGCGGTGGTTGCCGCCCGGCGCACCCGGCAGCAATTGGGCGTACCCCGAGCCGGTCACTCCGCCTCTGCCGCCGCCTTCCCTTGAGCCCGAACCGCTTGAGCCGAAGGAGCCCGAGGCTGCCGCACCACCGCCCGCACCGTCGCCGGAACCACCCCCCGCTCCGCCGACCGGTCGGCGCCGCCGCCGCGCACGGGATGACGACGAAGATGAGGGCGATATCACAATCGGGCACCCAGACGTTCAGCAAGACGCCGCGCCGCAGTACGGCGGTCGCCGTTCGAGGTCGCGCCACTCGGCCGAATACCGCGACTTCGGGGTGGCGGGCCTAGGGGCCAATCGCAGTTCGAGCCAAGACGAACCCCCGGCGCCACCCGCCCCACCTGCGGCGGAGCCACCACCCCCGCCCGCCGCCGCGGCTCCGGCGGAGTCCGGCAGACGGCATCGCAGTGTGGAAGAGGAGTCGGCCGGCTCCCACAACTTGGACCCGCAGACCGGCGGGCAATCCGTTGCCGACCTGTTGGCACGGTTCCAGATAGACCCGAGCGCCGGCGGTCGGCGGCGGCGACGCAGCGGCTGA